In Populus nigra chromosome 10, ddPopNigr1.1, whole genome shotgun sequence, the following proteins share a genomic window:
- the LOC133706080 gene encoding GCN5-related N-acetyltransferase 5, chloroplastic-like isoform X2: MAAAIPVSVSLILSSDSQPSQRLPVILSPSNIQHPFLSLHKSFNFSSRFRVSSKCSSPSPSSSATTSTETETSSASTTYSYLEDTYKTGRFLSNEEIEKLNALQNFRYYQQLETGSMSVRLMKPEEMDITVKLLAESFVESMLLPVGYVSLLRYLVKQYLIERRAAMPHAVTLIGFYKGKQEMNTGEEKEDLEELAGTVEVRFDKRGANTSPPTPTSPKNAPYICNMAVKQSLRRRGIGWNLLKASEELISQMSSMRDVYLHCRMIDLAPLNMYTKAGSDTELSSQLDRLKS, encoded by the exons ATGGCTGCAGCAATCCCAGTCTCAGTTTCTCTCATTCTCTCCTCAGATTCACAACCATCCCAAAGACTGCCCGTAATTCTTTCACCTTCAAATATACAACACCCTTTCCTTTCTCTCCACAAATCTTTCAATTTCAGCTCTAGATTCCGTGTCTCCTCAAAATGttcctctccttctccttcaTCCTCAGCGACGACAtcaacagaaacagaaacatcAAGTGCTTCCACCACCTATTCATACCTTGAGGATACATATAAAACAGGGAGGTTCTTGAGCAATGAAGAGATTGAAAAGCTTAACGCACTTCAAAATTTCAGATATTATCAACAACTAGAAACTGGGTCTATGAGTGTTAGGCTTATGAAGCCAGAAGAAATGGATATAACTGTTAAATTGCTAGCAGAGTCATTTGTTGAGTCTATGTTGTTGCCTGTTGGTTATGTATCTTTGTTGAGGTACTTGGTGAAGCAGTACTTGATAGAAAGGAGAGCTGCAATGCCGCATGCCGTTACGCTTATTGGGTTTTATAAAGGGAAACAAGAGATGAATActggagaagaaaaggaggacCTCGAGGAGTTGGCAGGGACTGTGGAGGTTCGTTTTGACAAAAGGGGTGCTAATACTTCTCCTCCGACGCCCACCTCTCCAAAGAATGCTCCTTACATTTGCAACATGGCTGTTAAACAGTCACTTCGTAG GAGGGGAATTGGTTGGAATCTTCTGAAAGCAAGTGAGGAACTTATTTCTCAGATGAGTAGTATGCGAGACGTGTACTTGCACTGCAGAATGATTGATTTGGCCCCCCTCAACATGTATACAAAAGCAG GCTCTGATACGGAATTATCTTCACAATTGGATAGGTTGAAGTCATGA
- the LOC133706080 gene encoding GCN5-related N-acetyltransferase 5, chloroplastic-like isoform X1, translated as MAAAIPVSVSLILSSDSQPSQRLPVILSPSNIQHPFLSLHKSFNFSSRFRVSSKCSSPSPSSSATTSTETETSSASTTYSYLEDTYKTGRFLSNEEIEKLNALQNFRYYQQLETGSMSVRLMKPEEMDITVKLLAESFVESMLLPVGYVSLLRYLVKQYLIERRAAMPHAVTLIGFYKGKQEMNTGEEKEDLEELAGTVEVRFDKRGANTSPPTPTSPKNAPYICNMAVKQSLRRRGIGWNLLKASEELISQMSSMRDVYLHCRMIDLAPLNMYTKAGYNIVKTDSIRVLLMLQRRKHLMCKKLSVLKNPSELDISGSDTELSSQLDRLKS; from the exons ATGGCTGCAGCAATCCCAGTCTCAGTTTCTCTCATTCTCTCCTCAGATTCACAACCATCCCAAAGACTGCCCGTAATTCTTTCACCTTCAAATATACAACACCCTTTCCTTTCTCTCCACAAATCTTTCAATTTCAGCTCTAGATTCCGTGTCTCCTCAAAATGttcctctccttctccttcaTCCTCAGCGACGACAtcaacagaaacagaaacatcAAGTGCTTCCACCACCTATTCATACCTTGAGGATACATATAAAACAGGGAGGTTCTTGAGCAATGAAGAGATTGAAAAGCTTAACGCACTTCAAAATTTCAGATATTATCAACAACTAGAAACTGGGTCTATGAGTGTTAGGCTTATGAAGCCAGAAGAAATGGATATAACTGTTAAATTGCTAGCAGAGTCATTTGTTGAGTCTATGTTGTTGCCTGTTGGTTATGTATCTTTGTTGAGGTACTTGGTGAAGCAGTACTTGATAGAAAGGAGAGCTGCAATGCCGCATGCCGTTACGCTTATTGGGTTTTATAAAGGGAAACAAGAGATGAATActggagaagaaaaggaggacCTCGAGGAGTTGGCAGGGACTGTGGAGGTTCGTTTTGACAAAAGGGGTGCTAATACTTCTCCTCCGACGCCCACCTCTCCAAAGAATGCTCCTTACATTTGCAACATGGCTGTTAAACAGTCACTTCGTAG GAGGGGAATTGGTTGGAATCTTCTGAAAGCAAGTGAGGAACTTATTTCTCAGATGAGTAGTATGCGAGACGTGTACTTGCACTGCAGAATGATTGATTTGGCCCCCCTCAACATGTATACAAAAGCAGGTTACAATATTGTTAAAACCGATAGCATAAGGGTCCTATTGATGTTGCAGAGGCGCAAACATTTGATGTGCAAGAAACTTTCAGTCTTAAAAAATCCTTCCGAACTTGATATTTCAGGCTCTGATACGGAATTATCTTCACAATTGGATAGGTTGAAGTCATGA